The Drechmeria coniospora strain ARSEF 6962 chromosome 02, whole genome shotgun sequence genome has a segment encoding these proteins:
- a CDS encoding hypothetical protein (related to HNM1-Choline permease), translating to MDQAKAPLDGSRLDVTDQATRDADDLAALGHTQSLSRKFSIWSMFALAFCVLGTWSTMAQGLSNGLTNGGPVAILWGLCLVTFCNTCVALSLGEMCSSMPTALGQAYWISQLWGTPAGRFASYMCAWTNTFGWWTLTASQIAFMTNFILAMKVMFDEQWTGASTGWVQFLLYIAMTVACTLFNLVACRKDAVLPIFNKFVGIWFVALFFAIGLALPISVGTNPDLSFQKASFVFGQWLNGSGWPDGVTWFLGLVQSAYGLTAFDSVIHMVEEIPAPRRNAPRTMYLAVLFGALSGFLFMVVCLFCIQDLERLLSPPTGAPFIEITLSTVGLTGASVLIGLFVFNGIGQGISILTSASRLTWSFARDGGIPFSRYFAHVDEKWKVPARALWLQAAIIALVGVLYLFANTVLQAILSVSTIALTISYAMPIIVLNFVGRDKLPRGEFSLGRLGPVVNWISIVYCLVTTVFFFFPTTPNPSVSNMNYAIAVFGVMTVVSVGFWVAQGRRTYMEVTDLANPILYAETIEPERSVSPQERRSSSVNK from the coding sequence ATGGATCAAGCCAAAGCCCCCCTCGACGGAAGCCGGCTCGACGTGACGGACCAGGCCAcccgcgacgccgacgacctcgccgccctcggtcACACCCAGTCGCTGTCGCGCAAGTTTTCCATATGGAGCATgttcgccctcgccttctGCGTGCTCGGCACGTGGTCCACCATGGCCCAGGGGCTCAGCAACGGCCTCACCAACGGCGGgcccgtcgccatcctctGGGGGCTCTGCCTCGTCACCTTCTGCAACACTTGCGTCGCCCTCTCGCTCGGCGAGATGTGCAGCAGCATGCCCaccgccctcggccaggcCTACTGGATCTCCCAGCTGTGGGGCacgccggccggccggttCGCCTCCTACATGTGCGCCTGGACCAACACGTTCGGCTGGTGGACCTTGACCGCCTCCCAGATCGCCTTCATGACCAATTTCATCCTCGCCATGAAGGTCATGTTTGACGAGCAGTGGACCGGCGCCTCGACCGGCTGGGTGCAGTTCCTCCTCTACATCGCCATGACCGTCGCCTGCACCCTCTTCAACCTCGTCGCCTGCCGCAAGGACGCCGTCCTGCCCATCTTCAACAAGTTTGTCGGCATCTGGTTCGTCGCCCTCTTCTTCGCCATCGGACTCGCCCTCCCCATCTCCGTCGGCACGAACCCCGACCTGTCCTTCCAGAAGGCCTCGTTCGTCTTCGGCCAGTGGCTCAACGGCTCCGGCtggcccgacggcgtcacctggttcctcggcctcgtccagaGCGCCTACGGCCTGACGGCCTTTGACTCGGTCATCCACATGGTCGAGGAGATCCCCGCGCCCCGCCGCAACGCCCCGCGGACCATgtacctcgccgtcctcttcgGCGCCCTCTCCGGCTTCCTCTTCATGGTCGTCTGCCTCTTCTGCATCCAGGATCTCGAGAGGCTGCTCAGCCCGCCGACGGGCGCCCCCTTCATCGAGATCACGCTGTCGACGGTCGGCCTCACCGGCGCCTCGGTCCTCATCGGCCTCTTCGTCTTCAACGGCATCGGCCAGGGCATCAGCATCctgacgtcggcctcgcgccTGACCTGGAGCTTcgcccgcgacggcggcatccccTTCTCCCGCTACTTTGcccacgtcgacgagaagTGGAAGGTTCCCGCCCGCGCCCTGTGGCTCCAggccgccatcatcgccctcgtcggcgtcctctACCTCTTCGCCAACACGGTCCTGCAGGCCATCCTGAGCGTCAGCACCATCGCCCTGACCATTTCGTACGCCATGCCCATCATCGTCCTCAACTTTGTCGGCCGCGACAAGCTGCCGCGAGGCGAGTtcagcctcggccgcctcggccccgtCGTCAACTGGATCTCCATCGTCTACTGCCTCGTCACCaccgtcttcttcttcttccccACGACGCCGAACCCGAGCGTCAGCAACATGAACtacgccatcgccgtcttTGGCGTCATgaccgtcgtctccgtcggctTCTGGGTCGCCCAGGGCCGTCGCACCTACATGGAGGTGACCGACCTGGCGAACCCCATCCTCTACGCCGAAACCATCGAGCCGGAGAGGAGCGTGTCGCCGCAGGAGCGCCGATCCAGCTCCGTCAACAAGTA